The stretch of DNA NNNNNNNNNNNNNNNNNNNNNNNNNNNNNNNNNNNNNNNNNNNNNNNNNNNNNNNNNNNNNNNNNNNNNNNNNNNNNNNNNNNNNNNNNNNNNNNNNNNNNNNNNNNNNNNNNNNNNNNNNNNNNNNNNNNNNNNNNNNNNNNNNNNNNNNNNNNNNNNNNNNNNNNNNNNNNNNNNNNNNNNNNNNNNNNNNNNNNNNNNNNNNNNNNNAAAGAGGATCCGGTCTTTGATTCAACAACTGGAGCCCCACTGTCGGCCAAACTGAGGGAACCCCAGAGGGGCAATGAGTTGTCAGAAGAGAAGATCGAATTCAAGGCATTCTGGAGAAAGAGGCGGTGGCGGTCATTGGAAGAGACGGCGGCGAATGCAGCGGCGGTGGCGGCAGCAGCAGCGATTTTGGAGAAATGGCGTGGGGGTTTAGGTGGTTGGGGTCGTGAAAACACGAAAGGGAAACGCAGTGACGCCATGTTTGTTTCGGAATTTCCAATGTGTTACAGAGTTAGAACACTAAGACATCTTCATGTGGTGGAAAATTACTGCATACTTGAAAATGAGAATAATAAACTTCCAAAACATTTTTCCATAGACACGTAATCCTCGttgttatatattatcaattttataaGATGATACTAAAACTGAAGCTAACATCGATTTTAAATGGAAGGATtactatgaaaatatattttatgagcTTTGTATCAAGTTCGTTACAATAATTAATGGATgtctattatttaaatatatcaaattaacaaatatattttaaattataaattttatattattaattaatataaaatttattactaattgataatttttttctcaaaaaaaaacatatttttatattttattttacatttttaaattaattaaattattaattttattaaacacttaaattaatttatcaattattaatgATAAAGTATAGATAATATGTTATATATTATCAGTTATtaactgatttttattaaaaatagtcaaaattaagTATCATCTGTTTAAAATCTGAAGTTGATTTCATTTATCCCCAAAGTATATTAAACTTAGTGTGATGCAATAAAACaacacatttttattaaatattagtataaatttataatacaaaatatCCTATAAATCCTAAATTTTGGTAATtctttccattttaaaatatacaaaatatccGAAAGGAACCaaataatgtattatttaatgaATGTTAAAACAGCGTCGTTTCTTTCGTTTTCAAAACAGGCACCGGGTCTTCAAAATTCATCCTGATCTTTGAATACTGAACTTACCACCACCGCGCCGTCGATCGAAACCCTAGATGGACCTTCTTAAGCAAGAGCTTCTCAAGAAGCGCCAATCCCTAGCCGAAGAAACCGGTGGCAAGAGAGTCTTCAAGCGCTCCGAAATCCAACAGAAACAAATCCAAAAACTCCGCGAAGAAGAAAAGCGTGAACTAGAAGCCAAATCGAAAAAACGTAACTCAACTTCCTCCGATACCGCCTCCTCCGTCCCAACCTCTTCAACCACCGCTTCAACCTCCATCACCTCCGCCGCCGCCTCATCCAGCGCTTCTCTCCCCGACGAACAAAACTTCGACAACCTCGTTCTCCCCAAACAGGAAGTCATTCGTCGTCTCCGCTTCCTTAAACAACCTGTCACGCTCTTCGGCGAAGACGACGATGCCAGACTCGATCGTCTCAAATACGTCCTCAAAGCCGGATTATTTGAAGTCGATAGCGACATGACGGAAGGACAGACAAACGATTTCTTGCGCGATATTGCGGAATTGAGGAAACGTCAGAAGACGGGGATTTTGAGTGATAGGAAGCGGCAGAAGGCTGAAGATGGCGCCACCGAGGACGGAGAAGGTGGCGCTGGTGACGATGATTTAAGCGATTGCGGTGGATCCAGTGGCGCTGATAATGATAAGGATTTGAAGAGGATGAAGGCGAACTTTGAAGAACTGTGTGATGAAGATAAGATTCTGGTGTTTTTTAAGAAGCTGTTGAATGAGTGGAAACAGGAATTGCGTGAGATGGCTGAGGCGGAGAAGCGAACGGCTAAAGGGAAGTCTATGGTTGCTACCTTCAAGCAGTGCGCACGTTACTTGAACCCGTTGTTTAAGTTTTGTAGGAAGAAGGTGacttttattctcttttatggTTTGCATTGTTTTCTTCAATTTTCCCTTGAGCCTGTTTATATTGATTGTTTGTGTTTTTGGTCACTTGTTTTATATTTGGCCTTTTAGTTTATTCGAGAAAACATGCATGCTTCTGTTATTCACCCCTTAGGATGGGATTGGAAACAGATTAGATAGTTGATTAGAGGTGGAAATGTAATTTGTTGTCATTATGTTTTCAGAGAACTTTGTGTATGGCACCTAGATATTGAGAAGAATatgattttgtatattttaaggTGAATTTTGGAAAGGTTGTGAAGTAAGAGCTTAGCAAGTCGTTGTTGTGTATGACTCTGCACTATCATTTCTTTCAGTTTGTTATAagtttttcaaatttcaacCTTTCTAGCTTCATTGCATTTGCATGCATCTAGATATCATGTGTTTCGGTTGGAAATACGAGATGAGCGAGACTGTTGGAACATGTCTTGTAAGGGAGAGGAATTGCAGATTGCCAATTTGTTGTTATAGGACTCTCTCAAGGTGAGTGCAGGAAAGGACTAGACCTAATTTGGATCTATTGTATGCAGCCTTTCCTTACATATGCGAGAGGCTGGTTCCACAGACAAACAAGTCGTTGTTGTCAAGGTTGGAGAAACTGCATACTGGCACCATTTACAAATTGTTTTATCTACCGTTAAAACTTAGGAGGCATTGTACTCGAGTCCTGCATTTAAAGTTTATGATTTTGTGTGGGACTTCTATGGCTTGGCATCCCCGCTGCTTTTGTGGTGTGATCCTCTCTAGGTTCATAATAGTCCCTTTCTAGTGGAGGAATTGACCCTTGCTAGTTGTTCTTTCCATCATGTCTTTTATAATTGACCCTTGTGTGTTAAGAAGCAACTTCTGCACTAAATCTACCTGTTCtgtttcctctctctctctctctcttgtaGGAATGGAGCCTCCTTGGAGAGGAGGGGGGCCATAAGAATATGTGATTTTTGAATATTACATTGTTTCTGGAACTTCATAATTTTACATGAAGTGAAAATGAGATGCTATTTATTGACAATTTTATATTGGTTCGtgatatttatttgtttgaaaattgGATTAATTACTTTAGTGAATTTGATGTGAGTTAGTTTAATGGATTCATAGCCGAATTGATTgattataaaataatgttttttgtataaatatgaTTGCAGTTATAATGGTTAACTTGCTATGAACTTCATAGTCCGTAGTTTGAGTCGTGAATGTGTTGCCACCCTTGTAAATTGGTGGGTTAATTTTTTATGCTTGTAAATAAATCAGTAAATCCGAAATCTACAGTGAGATGTAGAGCTGATAAACATCCAGGGCAGGAGGTACTGGCAATCTTTCGAACTAGCAATTTAGAGACATCGGCTGTCTAGtgtaatttttacttaattttctTACCTtgctaaatttttaatattgaattcTTGGACAGTGGCTATATGCACATATTGTTTGTGAAAAGTTTTGTGAAGATTTCACCTGTATTTTGGAGAATCCAGCTAACCTTTTTAGTATAGCTCATAATGGTTGTGTAGACTTATATCTGGCACTCTTGAATGGTTTACGGACTATTGATCATTTGTTTTGCCTTGTGAAATTTAGTAATAGATCTGAAGTTACTGTATTCTATGCATAAAATCATATTATTGATATGGAATGTGTCAGTGTTGCAGGTTT from Cicer arietinum cultivar CDC Frontier isolate Library 1 chromosome 3, Cicar.CDCFrontier_v2.0, whole genome shotgun sequence encodes:
- the LOC101507165 gene encoding uncharacterized protein; its protein translation is MDLLKQELLKKRQSLAEETGGKRVFKRSEIQQKQIQKLREEEKRELEAKSKKRNSTSSDTASSVPTSSTTASTSITSAAASSSASLPDEQNFDNLVLPKQEVIRRLRFLKQPVTLFGEDDDARLDRLKYVLKAGLFEVDSDMTEGQTNDFLRDIAELRKRQKTGILSDRKRQKAEDGATEDGEGGAGDDDLSDCGGSSGADNDKDLKRMKANFEELCDEDKILVFFKKLLNEWKQELREMAEAEKRTAKGKSMVATFKQCARYLNPLFKFCRKKVLPDDIRQALLLMVECCIGRDYLAAMDHYIRLAIGNAPWPIGVTMVGIHERSAREKIYTNSVAHIMNDETTRKYLQSVKRLMTFCQRRYPTLPSKAVEFNSLANGSDLQSLLAEERFSGVNQTSEERLRIMAPPRES